The Etheostoma cragini isolate CJK2018 chromosome 15, CSU_Ecrag_1.0, whole genome shotgun sequence genome window below encodes:
- the lpar2a gene encoding lysophosphatidic acid receptor 2a isoform X2, with the protein MAMESSVWSTCDYSHNVTFFYNWVGKKLNLVWTTRDSVVIGLGLTVCLIVVLANLMVMVAISMNHRFHFPIYYLLGNMAAADLFAGIAYANLMLNTGPWTRMLTKKQWYIRGALIDISLTASVANLLAVAVERHQTIITMQLHSNMTKRRVLLLIVGIWAVSIIMGLVPSMFWNCECDLEDCSTVAPLYSRHFLIFWAVLNLLTFCIMAAVYTRIFIYVRYQTRCVSQHTLEMRHQQTVVNLMKTISMVLGAFVICWMPGLVTLLLDGLLGKASHANVYEKFCLAIAECNSLVNPIIYTLRDDEMRRTFKWILCCLCRRGDGQQRELSPVEMDSPLPEETLDCVPRSEEQCPFITSEQAL; encoded by the exons ATGGCCATGGAGAGCAGCGTGTGGAGTACCTGTGACTACAGCCACAATGTCACCTTCTTCTACAACTGGGTGGGTAAGAAATTGAACTTAGTGTGGACGACGCGGGACTCTGTGGTAATCGGACTGGGCTTGACGGTATGTCTCATTGTAGTCCTAGCCAACCTGATGGTGATGGTGGCCATCTCCATGAACCACCGCTTCCACTTCCCCATCTACTATCTCCTTGGCAACATGGCAGCAGCTGACCTGTTTGCAGGCATCGCCTACGCCAACCTGATGTTGAACACGGGCCCCTGGACCAGAATGCTCACCAAGAAGCAGTGGTACATCCGCGGTGCTTTGATTGACATCAGCCTGACGGCCTCTGTGGCCAACCTTCTGGCTGTTGCCGTGGAGCGCCACCAGACCATCATCACCATGCAGCTGCACAGCAACATGACCAAGCGGCGAGTGTTGCTGCTCATAGTCGGCATCTGGGCTGTGAGCATCATCATGGGCCTGGTGCCCTCGATGTTTTGGAACTGCGAGTGTGATCTGGAGGACTGCTCTACCGTCGCTCCTCTCTACAGCCGCCACTTCCTCATCTTCTGGGCAGTTCTTAACCTGCTTACTTTCTGTATCATGGCGGCTGTGTACACTCGTATCTTTATCTATGTGAGATACCAGACCAGGTGCGTGTCCCAGCACACCTTGGAGATGCGGCACCAGCAGACTGTTGTCAACCTGATGAAAACAATCTCCATGGTTCTGG GCGCCTTTGTAATCTGCTGGATGCCTGGCCTTGTGACTCTCTTACTGGACGGGCTGTTAGGTAAAGCAAGCCACGCCAACGTCTATGAGAAATTCTGTTTGGCGATAGCAGAATGCAACTCTCTGGTCAATCCTATCATCTACACTCTGCGAGACGACGAGATGCGGAGGACATTCAAGTGGATCTTGTGCTGCCTGTGTCGGAGAGGTGACGGCCAGCAGAGGGAGCTGTCACCCGTCGAGATGGATTCCCCTCTGCCAGAG GAAACCCTTGACTGTGTCCCGAG ATCAGAAGAGCAGTGCCCATTTATAACAAGTGAACAAGCATTATGA
- the lpar2a gene encoding lysophosphatidic acid receptor 2a isoform X3, protein MVMVAISMNHRFHFPIYYLLGNMAAADLFAGIAYANLMLNTGPWTRMLTKKQWYIRGALIDISLTASVANLLAVAVERHQTIITMQLHSNMTKRRVLLLIVGIWAVSIIMGLVPSMFWNCECDLEDCSTVAPLYSRHFLIFWAVLNLLTFCIMAAVYTRIFIYVRYQTRCVSQHTLEMRHQQTVVNLMKTISMVLGAFVICWMPGLVTLLLDGLLGKASHANVYEKFCLAIAECNSLVNPIIYTLRDDEMRRTFKWILCCLCRRGDGQQRELSPVEMDSPLPEETLDCVPRSQEQAVGTETNYKEYNSTMTGV, encoded by the exons ATGGTGATGGTGGCCATCTCCATGAACCACCGCTTCCACTTCCCCATCTACTATCTCCTTGGCAACATGGCAGCAGCTGACCTGTTTGCAGGCATCGCCTACGCCAACCTGATGTTGAACACGGGCCCCTGGACCAGAATGCTCACCAAGAAGCAGTGGTACATCCGCGGTGCTTTGATTGACATCAGCCTGACGGCCTCTGTGGCCAACCTTCTGGCTGTTGCCGTGGAGCGCCACCAGACCATCATCACCATGCAGCTGCACAGCAACATGACCAAGCGGCGAGTGTTGCTGCTCATAGTCGGCATCTGGGCTGTGAGCATCATCATGGGCCTGGTGCCCTCGATGTTTTGGAACTGCGAGTGTGATCTGGAGGACTGCTCTACCGTCGCTCCTCTCTACAGCCGCCACTTCCTCATCTTCTGGGCAGTTCTTAACCTGCTTACTTTCTGTATCATGGCGGCTGTGTACACTCGTATCTTTATCTATGTGAGATACCAGACCAGGTGCGTGTCCCAGCACACCTTGGAGATGCGGCACCAGCAGACTGTTGTCAACCTGATGAAAACAATCTCCATGGTTCTGG GCGCCTTTGTAATCTGCTGGATGCCTGGCCTTGTGACTCTCTTACTGGACGGGCTGTTAGGTAAAGCAAGCCACGCCAACGTCTATGAGAAATTCTGTTTGGCGATAGCAGAATGCAACTCTCTGGTCAATCCTATCATCTACACTCTGCGAGACGACGAGATGCGGAGGACATTCAAGTGGATCTTGTGCTGCCTGTGTCGGAGAGGTGACGGCCAGCAGAGGGAGCTGTCACCCGTCGAGATGGATTCCCCTCTGCCAGAG GAAACCCTTGACTGTGTCCCGAGGTCGCAAGAGCAGGCAGTCGGCACGGAAACAAACTATAAAGAATACAATTCGACAATGACAGGGGTATGA
- the lpar2a gene encoding lysophosphatidic acid receptor 2a isoform X1, protein MAMESSVWSTCDYSHNVTFFYNWVGKKLNLVWTTRDSVVIGLGLTVCLIVVLANLMVMVAISMNHRFHFPIYYLLGNMAAADLFAGIAYANLMLNTGPWTRMLTKKQWYIRGALIDISLTASVANLLAVAVERHQTIITMQLHSNMTKRRVLLLIVGIWAVSIIMGLVPSMFWNCECDLEDCSTVAPLYSRHFLIFWAVLNLLTFCIMAAVYTRIFIYVRYQTRCVSQHTLEMRHQQTVVNLMKTISMVLGAFVICWMPGLVTLLLDGLLGKASHANVYEKFCLAIAECNSLVNPIIYTLRDDEMRRTFKWILCCLCRRGDGQQRELSPVEMDSPLPEETLDCVPRSQEQAVGTETNYKEYNSTMTGV, encoded by the exons ATGGCCATGGAGAGCAGCGTGTGGAGTACCTGTGACTACAGCCACAATGTCACCTTCTTCTACAACTGGGTGGGTAAGAAATTGAACTTAGTGTGGACGACGCGGGACTCTGTGGTAATCGGACTGGGCTTGACGGTATGTCTCATTGTAGTCCTAGCCAACCTGATGGTGATGGTGGCCATCTCCATGAACCACCGCTTCCACTTCCCCATCTACTATCTCCTTGGCAACATGGCAGCAGCTGACCTGTTTGCAGGCATCGCCTACGCCAACCTGATGTTGAACACGGGCCCCTGGACCAGAATGCTCACCAAGAAGCAGTGGTACATCCGCGGTGCTTTGATTGACATCAGCCTGACGGCCTCTGTGGCCAACCTTCTGGCTGTTGCCGTGGAGCGCCACCAGACCATCATCACCATGCAGCTGCACAGCAACATGACCAAGCGGCGAGTGTTGCTGCTCATAGTCGGCATCTGGGCTGTGAGCATCATCATGGGCCTGGTGCCCTCGATGTTTTGGAACTGCGAGTGTGATCTGGAGGACTGCTCTACCGTCGCTCCTCTCTACAGCCGCCACTTCCTCATCTTCTGGGCAGTTCTTAACCTGCTTACTTTCTGTATCATGGCGGCTGTGTACACTCGTATCTTTATCTATGTGAGATACCAGACCAGGTGCGTGTCCCAGCACACCTTGGAGATGCGGCACCAGCAGACTGTTGTCAACCTGATGAAAACAATCTCCATGGTTCTGG GCGCCTTTGTAATCTGCTGGATGCCTGGCCTTGTGACTCTCTTACTGGACGGGCTGTTAGGTAAAGCAAGCCACGCCAACGTCTATGAGAAATTCTGTTTGGCGATAGCAGAATGCAACTCTCTGGTCAATCCTATCATCTACACTCTGCGAGACGACGAGATGCGGAGGACATTCAAGTGGATCTTGTGCTGCCTGTGTCGGAGAGGTGACGGCCAGCAGAGGGAGCTGTCACCCGTCGAGATGGATTCCCCTCTGCCAGAG GAAACCCTTGACTGTGTCCCGAGGTCGCAAGAGCAGGCAGTCGGCACGGAAACAAACTATAAAGAATACAATTCGACAATGACAGGGGTATGA